The Lycium ferocissimum isolate CSIRO_LF1 chromosome 10, AGI_CSIRO_Lferr_CH_V1, whole genome shotgun sequence genome window below encodes:
- the LOC132033672 gene encoding uncharacterized protein LOC132033672 isoform X2 → MSKQDAACVPNMQMQPEEIERKARMDAVWQQMNKGVSTKTLYSIINKPTSASNKTSSKKSSKSSSSSWMTVLGLSQKKVSEPGRSTPEKCLRTTQNDTSEEAKKFAAAALSAVKEAATAAASAGRGKVITEVRDFAGEEVEIKKYVDANSAEAPDKGKGPAAPASAVDIILEQIKKKQKLSVLDKTKKDWEGFKGENRGMEEELDAYKKSSNQYLDRVGFLERADYREFERERDARLAMQSKRKPDSMREDY, encoded by the exons atgtccaaacaaGATGCTGCATGCGTTCCTAACATGCAGATGCAGCCTGAAGAAATTG AAAGGAAAGCTCGGATGGATGCTGTTTGGCAGCAAATGAATAAAGGAGTATCTACGAAGACCCTGTACTCCATAATAAACAAGCCTACTTCAGCATCAAATAAAACTTCCTCAAAAAAATCGTCAAAATCATCATCTTCT AGTTGGATGACAGTACTGGGATTGTCCCAAAAGAAAGTATCAGAGCCTGGAAGAAGCACACCAGAAAAGTGCCTTAGGACTACGCAAAATGATACTAGCGAGGAGGCAAAGAAGTTTGCTGCTGCTGCTCTCTCTGCAGTAAAGGAGGCTGCCACAGCTGCTGCCTCTGCAGGCCGGGGTAAAGTG ATTACTGAAGTACGAGATTTTGCTGgtgaagaagttgaaataaagaaatatgTTGATGCCAACTCTGCAGAAGCACCTGATAAAGGCAAAGGCCCTGCAGCACCTGCTTCTGCTGTTGATATTATCCttgaacaaataaaaaagaagcaGAAACTGAGTGTACTTGATAAGACAAAGAAAGATTGGGAGGGGTTCAAGGGAGAAAATAGAGGCATGGAAGAAGAGCTAGATGCTTACAAGAAGAGTTCCAATCAGTATCTAGACAGGGTTGGTTTCTTAGAGCGTGCTGATTACCGAGAATTTGAGCGGGAGAGAGATGCTCGTCTTGCAATGCAATCAAAGAGGAAACCAGATAGTATGAGAGAAGACTACTGA
- the LOC132033672 gene encoding uncharacterized protein LOC132033672 isoform X1, whose protein sequence is MAELTAEAQLVQNNLESVDGFQTMSKQDAACVPNMQMQPEEIERKARMDAVWQQMNKGVSTKTLYSIINKPTSASNKTSSKKSSKSSSSSWMTVLGLSQKKVSEPGRSTPEKCLRTTQNDTSEEAKKFAAAALSAVKEAATAAASAGRGKVITEVRDFAGEEVEIKKYVDANSAEAPDKGKGPAAPASAVDIILEQIKKKQKLSVLDKTKKDWEGFKGENRGMEEELDAYKKSSNQYLDRVGFLERADYREFERERDARLAMQSKRKPDSMREDY, encoded by the exons ATGGCTGAATTGACTGCTGAAGCCCAGCTTGTTCAAA ATAATTTAGAGAGTGTCGATGGGTtccaaaccatgtccaaacaaGATGCTGCATGCGTTCCTAACATGCAGATGCAGCCTGAAGAAATTG AAAGGAAAGCTCGGATGGATGCTGTTTGGCAGCAAATGAATAAAGGAGTATCTACGAAGACCCTGTACTCCATAATAAACAAGCCTACTTCAGCATCAAATAAAACTTCCTCAAAAAAATCGTCAAAATCATCATCTTCT AGTTGGATGACAGTACTGGGATTGTCCCAAAAGAAAGTATCAGAGCCTGGAAGAAGCACACCAGAAAAGTGCCTTAGGACTACGCAAAATGATACTAGCGAGGAGGCAAAGAAGTTTGCTGCTGCTGCTCTCTCTGCAGTAAAGGAGGCTGCCACAGCTGCTGCCTCTGCAGGCCGGGGTAAAGTG ATTACTGAAGTACGAGATTTTGCTGgtgaagaagttgaaataaagaaatatgTTGATGCCAACTCTGCAGAAGCACCTGATAAAGGCAAAGGCCCTGCAGCACCTGCTTCTGCTGTTGATATTATCCttgaacaaataaaaaagaagcaGAAACTGAGTGTACTTGATAAGACAAAGAAAGATTGGGAGGGGTTCAAGGGAGAAAATAGAGGCATGGAAGAAGAGCTAGATGCTTACAAGAAGAGTTCCAATCAGTATCTAGACAGGGTTGGTTTCTTAGAGCGTGCTGATTACCGAGAATTTGAGCGGGAGAGAGATGCTCGTCTTGCAATGCAATCAAAGAGGAAACCAGATAGTATGAGAGAAGACTACTGA